From the Musa acuminata AAA Group cultivar baxijiao chromosome BXJ1-2, Cavendish_Baxijiao_AAA, whole genome shotgun sequence genome, one window contains:
- the LOC135606280 gene encoding receptor-like protein 4 isoform X2 has product MERERGGVCSWRGGERREAAGMLLPCAVRRPLLRCIILSAISLWIPAAARNKEPYAMRISCGARDDISTKPTNTLWYRDFGYTSGKFANATVPSFIEPPLKTLRYFPLSDGLQNCYKINNVPRGHYQVRLFFALIADPSFDSEPTFDISIDGTQIYSLKSGWSNIDEQSFVEAYVFVTDSSFTTCFHSTGHGDPSILSIEILQIDDNAYYFGPLWGKGTVLRTAKRMTCGSGKSAFDEDYGGNHWGGDRFWLGVSSFPDSGQPTSTEHNISQTSISPNFYPENLYQSAIVGDDDQPDLSFQMEVDPNKKYSVWFHLSEIDSKITGEGQRVFDILLNGDIAFENVDIIRKTGGSYAALVLNSTIEASGRTLTITFRTKPGSHAIINAIEVFEVIVAESRTLAKEVKALQNLKTSLGLPRRFGWNGDPCVPQQHPWSGVDCHFDRKIVKWVIDGLGLDNQGLKGFLPNDIAKLQHLQSMDLSYNQLNGSIPQSLGRLMKLQILNLNGNLLSGRVPANLGGRPLHRASFNFTGNAGLCGIPGLPTCGPHLSVAVKIGIAFGALFALLLVVLCVLIWWKRRENILRARKIAAAREAPYAKARTQFGRDVQMTKHYRPHEARNNAESGSNLLS; this is encoded by the exons ATGGAAAGAGAAAGGGGAGGGGTGTGCTCCTGGAGGGGCGGGGAGAGAAGGGAAGCCGCCGGAATGCTGCTCCCATGTGCAGTTCGTCGCCCCCTTCTCCGGTGCATCATTCTATCAGCCATCTCCCTGTGGATTCCAGCTGCTGCTCGGAACAAGG AACCATATGCCATGCGCATTAGCTGCGGAGCTCGAGACGACATTAGTACTAAGCCTACCAATACCTTATGGTATAGAGATTTCGGTTATACTAGTGGAAAGTTTGCAAATGCAACAGTCCCTAGTTTCATCGAGCCTCCACTGAAAACACTTCGCTACTTCCCCCTGTCTGATGGACTGCAGAATTGTTATAAAATCAACAATGTTCCTCGAGGACACTATCAAGTAAGGCTGTTTTTTGCGCTAATTGCAGACCCCAGTTTCGACAGTGAGCCTACTTTTGATATCTCCATAGATGGAACCCAAATATATTCTTTGAAGTCTGGTTGGAGCAACATTGATGAGCAGTCGTTTGTTGAGGCATATGTATTTGTTACTGATAGCTCTTTCACCACTTGTTTCCATAGCACTGGTCATGGCGATCCATCCATCCTTTCAATTGAAATCCTTCAAATTGATGACAATGCATATTATTTTGGACCACTCTGGGGTAAAGGAACAGTGCTTAGGACAGCCAAAAGAATGACATGCGGTTCTGGAAAGTCGGCGTTTGATGAAGATTATGGTGGCAACCACTGGGGTGGGGACAGATTCTGGTTAGGTGTTTCATCTTTTCCGGACTCTGGTCAACCTACATCAACTGAACATAATATTAGCCAGACATCGATATCGCCAAACTTCTACCCGGAGAATCTTTATCAGTCAGCAATTGTTGGCGATGACGACCAGCCTGATTTATCATTCCAAATGGAGGTGGATCCAAACAAAAAATATTCTGTGTGGTTTCATCTTTCTGAAATTGATTCCAAAATAACTGGTGAAGGCCAAAGAGTTTTCGACATATTGCTAAATGGTGATATTGCATTTGAAAATGTTGACATTATTCGAAAGACAGGAGGAAGTTATGCAGCCCTTGTGCTGAATTCTACTATTGAGGCAAGTGGGAGGACCCTAACAATTACTTTTCGAACTAAACCTGGAAGTCATGCGATCATAAACGCAATTGAGGTATTTGAGGTTATTGTAGCAGAGTCCAGAACTTTAGCAAAGGAAG TGAAAGCTTTGCAAAATTTGAAGACCTCACTGGGACTTCCACGTCGTTTTGGTTGGAATGGTGATCCATGTGTTCCTCAACAACATCCTTGGAGTGGAGTTGATTGCCACTTTGACCGCAAAATTGTCAAATGGGTTATAGATGGACT AGGTCTAGACAACCAGGGTTTAAAAGGTTTCTTGCCAAATGACATTGCTAAGCTGCAGCACTTGCAAAGCAT GGACCTCTCCTACAACCAACTCAATGGATCAATTCCTCAGAGCCTTGGCCGGTTGATGAAATTGCAAATACT GAATCTTAATGGAAATCTATTATCTGGAAGAGTTCCAGCAAACCTTGGAGGACGGCCACTTCACAGGGCTAGCTTCAA TTTTACAGGTAATGCAGGTCTATGCGGAATTCCTGGATTACCTACATGTGGTCCCCATCTCTCGGTTGCCGTGAAAATTGGCATTGCTTTTGGTGCCCTGTTTGCATTGCTGCTAGTGGTCCTCTGTGTGCTGATCTGGTGGAAAAGACGGGAGAACATCCTTCGTGCCCGGAAGATTGCAGCTG CGAGGGAAGCTCCATATGCCAAAGCCCGGACACAGTTTGGGCGTGATGTTCAAATGACGAAGCACTATCGGCCACATGAAGCTCGCAACAACGCCGAGAGTGGTTCCAACTTACTCTCCTGA
- the LOC103975604 gene encoding protein C2-DOMAIN ABA-RELATED 4 — MENVLGLLRVRVLRGVNLASRDAGGSDAYVVLRMGDQKLKTSVKKNCLNPEWNEDLTLCVTDPIQPLKLEVYDKDTFTPDDIMGDAELDIQPFMDAVKMDLAGIPNVTIITTVRPSRQNCLVDDSHISRKDGSVAQDVVLRLRNVESGEVELQLLWVNISRAQDI; from the exons ATGGAGAACGTCTTGGGGCTTCTACGGGTGCGGGTGCTGAGGGGCGTCAACCTCGCCTCGAGGGACGCCGGGGGCAGCGACGCCTACGTCGTCCTCCGCATGGGCGATCAG AAATTGAAGACCAGCGTAAAAAAGAATTGTCTAAATCCAGAGTGGAACGAAGACCTGACTCTTTGTGTCACAGATCCCATTCAACCACTTAAGCTT GAAGTTTATGACAAAGACACATTTACACCAGATGATATAATGGGTGATGCGGAGCTTGACATCCAGCCGTTCATGGATGCTGTCAAGATGGATTTGGCAGGTATTCCAAATGTCACCATAATCACAACGGTGAGACCAAGTAGGCAAAACTGCTTAGTCGACGATAGTCATATTTCTCGGAAAGATGGTTCGGTTGCCCAAGATGTTGTCCTTCGGCTCCGAAATGTGGAGAGTGGTGAAGTGGAACTGCAACTACTGTGGGTTAACATTTCACGTGCTCAAGACATCTAG
- the LOC135606254 gene encoding galactan beta-1,4-galactosyltransferase GALS2-like, with the protein MKEELTSDSVVKRALNAVGSAAYLFIQMGAYRGGPNSFAVVGLASKPLHVFAKPRFICEWLPLTFHGDDNSSVTASGHTILPDWGYGRVYTVVVVNCTFAVDVGADGTGGCLVLRATTGGGSDRAAETEERFIAMEETPGSVNVTMFSTPPKYDCLYCGSPLYGDLSPQRVREWIAYHANLFGLKSHFVIHDAGGVHRDVMEVLRPWMEKGLLTLQDVREQERFDGYYHNQFLVLNDCLHRYKFMAKWIFVFDMDEFIYLPSETKLEPLLESFSGYTQFTIEQMPMSNTLCQFKDYGKTSRMWGIEKLVYRDARRKVRRDHKYAIQPRSASATGVHLSQNVAGPSLSETGGRIKYFHYHGTLAMRRDPCRELLNATKIFFDNTPYVLDETLRSVAGEVRMFELKMIGPRLAHTRE; encoded by the exons ATGAAGGAAGAGCTGACCTCTGATTCCGTGGTGAAGAGAGCTCTTAACGCTGTCGGATCCGCTGCTTACCTCTTCATACAGATGGGCGCATACCGCGGCGGCCCGAACAGCTTCGCGGTCGTCGGCCTCGCCTCGAAGCCCCTCCATGTTTTCGCCAAGCCTCGGTTCATCTGCGAGTGGCTCCCTCTTACCTTCCATGGCGACGACAACAGCTCTGTCACTGCCTCCGGTCACACCATCCTCCCCGACTGGGGCTACGGCCGCGTCTACACCGTCGTCGTCGTGAACTGCACGTTCGCGGTTGATGTCGGGGCCGATGGCACCGGAGGGTGCCTCGTGCTCCGTGCCACCACCGGCGGTGGTAGTGACCGGGCTGCGGAGACGGAAGAGAGGTTCATTGCGATGGAGGAAACTCCCGGAAGCGTCAACGTGACGATGTTTTCAACACCGCCGAAGTACGATTGCCTCTACTGCGGATCTCCGCTCTATGGCGACCTTAGCCCGCAGCGGGTGAGGGAATGGATCGCCTATCACGCGAATCTCTTCGGCTTGAAGTCGCACTTCGTGATCCATGACGCCGGCGGAGTCCACCGGGACGTGATGGAGGTGTTGAGGCCGTGGATGGAGAAGGGCCTCCTGACCTTGCAGGACGTCAGGGAGCAGGAAAGGTTCGATGGTTACTACCATAACCAGTTCCTGGTGCTCAACGATTGCTTGCATAGGTACAAGTTCATGGCGAAGTGGATCTTCGTCTTCGACATGGATGAGTTCATCTACCTGCCATCGGAAACCAAACTGGAACCACTGCTCGAATCGTTCTCCGGCTATACGCAGTTCACGATCGAGCAAATGCCAATGTCGAACACGCTCTGCCAATTCAAAGATTACGGGAAGACTTCGAG GATGTGGGGCATTGAGAAGCTGGTGTACCGGGACGCGCGGAGGAAGGTGAGGAGGGATCACAAGTACGCGATCCAGCCGCGGAGCGCGTCCGCCACCGGCGTGCACCTCTCGCAGAACGTAGCGGGGCCGAGCCTTTCCGAAACAGGGGGTAGGATCAAGTACTTCCACTACCACGGCACCCTTGCCATGCGCCGTGACCCGTGCAGGGAGCTCCTGAACGCCACCAAGATCTTCTTCGACAACACGCCCTACGTCCTCGACGAGACACTGCGGTCGGTCGCCGGAGAAGTCAGGATGTTCGAGCTCAAGATGATCGGACCCCGTCTGGCTCACACACGAGAATGA
- the LOC135606285 gene encoding elongation factor 1-gamma 2-like — protein sequence MAKNFQMGVSNTTPEFLKMNPIGKVPLLETPDGPIFESNAIARYVARLKADNPLYGSSLFEYALIEQWIDFASTEIDPNIAQWFYPRHGLKPYFAAAEEAAVRALKRALRALNTHLASKTYLVGHSVTLSDIIMACNLYLGFLCIMTKSFTAEFPHVERYYWTMVNLPNFRKVLGEVKQADAVPPVPSQKKPAEAEEPTQEPVRSKVEEEVAEKVGELEQGNKLYQWTKVDISDEGNRESVNAMIGEEDAFEGEALPEAKCFE from the exons ATGGCCAAGAACTTCCAAATGGGTGTATCCAACACCACTCCTGAGTTCCTTAAAATGAACCCTATAGGCAAG GTTCCTTTGTTGGAGACACCTGACGGTCCCATCTTCGAGAGCAATGCAATAGCTCGTTATG TTGCTCGCTTGAAGGCTGACAACCCTCTTTATGGCTCTTCACTCTTCGAATAT GCCCTGATCGAGCAATGGATTGACTTTGCATCCACGGAAATCGATCCTAATATCGCACAGTGGTTCTATCCAAGACATGGGCTTAAGCCTTACTTTGCTGCG GCTGAGGAAGCTGCAGTGCGTGCGTTGAAGAGGGCACTGCGTGCTCTGAACACCCATCTCGCATCGAAAACTTACCTTGTCGGTCATTCGGTGACCTTGTCTGATATTATCATGGCGTGCAACTTGTAtcttggattcctctgtatcatgACCAAGAGCTTCACTGCAGAATTCCCTCATGTCGAGCGATACTACTGGACCATGGTCAACCTGCCAAACTTCCGCAAGGTGTTGGGTGAGGTGAAGCAGGCGGACGCTGTTCCACCTGTGCCGTCTCAGAAGAAGCCAGCTGAAGCTGAAGAACCGACTCAAGAACCTGTTCGGTCCAAGGTGGAAGAAGAAGTCGCGGAGAAGGTAGGGGAATTGGAGCAAGGAAATAAGTTGTACCAGTGGACCAAGGTTGACATTTCCGACGAGGGAAACAGGGAGAGTGTCAACGCCATGATCGGGGAGGAAGATGCCTTCGAAGGAGAAGCTCTACCAGAAGCGAAGTGCTTCGAGTAA
- the LOC135611963 gene encoding uncharacterized protein LOC135611963, with product MPAYHIEQMSADSEADYDSCVEEHSDSSKLSSPMGTEKQISVDPLSLMQMVKAGAAAADLMTHLPSLPPLARPKFVSCSLPGSALSSPKFHKSSKKWSNLARQHSAALSRFAMEQRMSLRRSKSCGEGRSSAPSDDLIDILSTRSSTEHSGNEDCVVDEPRDENSSFEDPRELRRRQGEESVKCGCLFLPGLSHKKKQVTLQAYQAEPKAEQVQKLEATREDEEEEAIDKGRISTVPRAVSLEKFDCGSWTSSLSPALGGDVDDGVHSCFDLPLELIRSGHNDTDSPVSAAFVFDRDRKGVLKKSSSRFGSSKSQASSSNRHVRFSTSGPISYPASPSSTCITPRLQKAREEFNALLEAQSA from the coding sequence ATGCCGGCTTACCACATAGAACAGATGAGTGCAGACTCAGAAGCAGACTATGATTCCTGCGTCGAAGAGCATTCCGATTCCAGCAAGCTCAGTTCCCCCATGGGGACGGAGAAGCAGATATCGGTGGATCCGCTATCGTTGATGCAAATGGTGAAGGCAGGCGCTGCTGCCGCCGATCTGATGACGCATCTGCCGTCTCTGCCGCCGCTCGCGCGGCCCAAGTTTGTGAGCTGCAGCCTTCCTGGTTCTGCGCTCTCCTCGCCGAAGTTCCACAAGAGTTCCAAGAAATGGAGCAATCTAGCTCGCCAGCACTCGGCCGCCCTCTCTCGGTTCGCCATGGAACAGAGGATGTCCCTGCGAAGGAGCAAGTCGTGCGGGGAGGGGAGATCCTCCGCGCCATCCGATGACCTCATCGACATTTTGTCGACAAGATCGAGCACTGAGCATTCCGGTAATGAAGATTGCGTCGTCGATGAGCCCAGAGACGAGAACAGCAGCTTTGAGGATCCCAGAGAACTGCGTCGTCGTCAAGGCGAGGAGAGTGTGAAGTGTGGATGCTTGTTCTTGCCTGGTTTATCCCACAAGAAGAAACAAGTCACCTTGCAGGCCTACCAAGCGGAACCCAAGGCCGAACAGGTGCAGAAATTGGAGGCCACccgagaagacgaagaagaagaggctATCGATAAGGGCAGGATTAGCACTGTCCCACGGGCGGTTTCTCTCGAGAAATTCGACTGCGGGTCTTGGACGTCGTCGTTGTCGCCCGCTTTGGGCGGTGATGTTGATGACGGTGTTCACTCCTGCTTCGACTTGCCACTGGAGTTGATCAGAAGCGGCCACAACGACACCGACTCGCCTGTCAGTGCGGCCTTCGTGTTCGACAGGGATCGCAAGGGAGTTCTGAAGAAGAGCTCGTCGAGGTTCGGCTCGAGTAAGTCGCAGGCGTCGTCGTCGAACCGCCACGTGAGATTCTCAACGTCGGGGCCCATCTCTTATCCAGCATCGCCATCCTCTACCTGCATCACGCCGCGGTTGCAGAAGGCGAGAGAGGAGTTCAACGCGCTCTTGGAGGCACAGAGCGCATAG
- the LOC135606280 gene encoding receptor-like protein 4 isoform X1: protein MERERGGVCSWRGGERREAAGMLLPCAVRRPLLRCIILSAISLWIPAAARNKEPYAMRISCGARDDISTKPTNTLWYRDFGYTSGKFANATVPSFIEPPLKTLRYFPLSDGLQNCYKINNVPRGHYQVRLFFALIADPSFDSEPTFDISIDGTQIYSLKSGWSNIDEQSFVEAYVFVTDSSFTTCFHSTGHGDPSILSIEILQIDDNAYYFGPLWGKGTVLRTAKRMTCGSGKSAFDEDYGGNHWGGDRFWLGVSSFPDSGQPTSTEHNISQTSISPNFYPENLYQSAIVGDDDQPDLSFQMEVDPNKKYSVWFHLSEIDSKITGEGQRVFDILLNGDIAFENVDIIRKTGGSYAALVLNSTIEASGRTLTITFRTKPGSHAIINAIEVFEVIVAESRTLAKEVKALQNLKTSLGLPRRFGWNGDPCVPQQHPWSGVDCHFDRKIVKWVIDGLGLDNQGLKGFLPNDIAKLQHLQSINFSDNSLYGGIPSSLGTIAGLQILDLSYNQLNGSIPQSLGRLMKLQILNLNGNLLSGRVPANLGGRPLHRASFNFTGNAGLCGIPGLPTCGPHLSVAVKIGIAFGALFALLLVVLCVLIWWKRRENILRARKIAAAREAPYAKARTQFGRDVQMTKHYRPHEARNNAESGSNLLS, encoded by the exons ATGGAAAGAGAAAGGGGAGGGGTGTGCTCCTGGAGGGGCGGGGAGAGAAGGGAAGCCGCCGGAATGCTGCTCCCATGTGCAGTTCGTCGCCCCCTTCTCCGGTGCATCATTCTATCAGCCATCTCCCTGTGGATTCCAGCTGCTGCTCGGAACAAGG AACCATATGCCATGCGCATTAGCTGCGGAGCTCGAGACGACATTAGTACTAAGCCTACCAATACCTTATGGTATAGAGATTTCGGTTATACTAGTGGAAAGTTTGCAAATGCAACAGTCCCTAGTTTCATCGAGCCTCCACTGAAAACACTTCGCTACTTCCCCCTGTCTGATGGACTGCAGAATTGTTATAAAATCAACAATGTTCCTCGAGGACACTATCAAGTAAGGCTGTTTTTTGCGCTAATTGCAGACCCCAGTTTCGACAGTGAGCCTACTTTTGATATCTCCATAGATGGAACCCAAATATATTCTTTGAAGTCTGGTTGGAGCAACATTGATGAGCAGTCGTTTGTTGAGGCATATGTATTTGTTACTGATAGCTCTTTCACCACTTGTTTCCATAGCACTGGTCATGGCGATCCATCCATCCTTTCAATTGAAATCCTTCAAATTGATGACAATGCATATTATTTTGGACCACTCTGGGGTAAAGGAACAGTGCTTAGGACAGCCAAAAGAATGACATGCGGTTCTGGAAAGTCGGCGTTTGATGAAGATTATGGTGGCAACCACTGGGGTGGGGACAGATTCTGGTTAGGTGTTTCATCTTTTCCGGACTCTGGTCAACCTACATCAACTGAACATAATATTAGCCAGACATCGATATCGCCAAACTTCTACCCGGAGAATCTTTATCAGTCAGCAATTGTTGGCGATGACGACCAGCCTGATTTATCATTCCAAATGGAGGTGGATCCAAACAAAAAATATTCTGTGTGGTTTCATCTTTCTGAAATTGATTCCAAAATAACTGGTGAAGGCCAAAGAGTTTTCGACATATTGCTAAATGGTGATATTGCATTTGAAAATGTTGACATTATTCGAAAGACAGGAGGAAGTTATGCAGCCCTTGTGCTGAATTCTACTATTGAGGCAAGTGGGAGGACCCTAACAATTACTTTTCGAACTAAACCTGGAAGTCATGCGATCATAAACGCAATTGAGGTATTTGAGGTTATTGTAGCAGAGTCCAGAACTTTAGCAAAGGAAG TGAAAGCTTTGCAAAATTTGAAGACCTCACTGGGACTTCCACGTCGTTTTGGTTGGAATGGTGATCCATGTGTTCCTCAACAACATCCTTGGAGTGGAGTTGATTGCCACTTTGACCGCAAAATTGTCAAATGGGTTATAGATGGACT AGGTCTAGACAACCAGGGTTTAAAAGGTTTCTTGCCAAATGACATTGCTAAGCTGCAGCACTTGCAAAGCAT AAACTTTAGTGATAACAGCCTATATGGGGGCATTCCATCCTCTCTTGGCACAATTGCTGGATTGCAAATTTT GGACCTCTCCTACAACCAACTCAATGGATCAATTCCTCAGAGCCTTGGCCGGTTGATGAAATTGCAAATACT GAATCTTAATGGAAATCTATTATCTGGAAGAGTTCCAGCAAACCTTGGAGGACGGCCACTTCACAGGGCTAGCTTCAA TTTTACAGGTAATGCAGGTCTATGCGGAATTCCTGGATTACCTACATGTGGTCCCCATCTCTCGGTTGCCGTGAAAATTGGCATTGCTTTTGGTGCCCTGTTTGCATTGCTGCTAGTGGTCCTCTGTGTGCTGATCTGGTGGAAAAGACGGGAGAACATCCTTCGTGCCCGGAAGATTGCAGCTG CGAGGGAAGCTCCATATGCCAAAGCCCGGACACAGTTTGGGCGTGATGTTCAAATGACGAAGCACTATCGGCCACATGAAGCTCGCAACAACGCCGAGAGTGGTTCCAACTTACTCTCCTGA
- the LOC135606301 gene encoding protein DETOXIFICATION 18-like, with amino-acid sequence MASMLPLLRGKEKGRAWWTRLIDVSEARAQLFFAFPMILTNVSYYAITLISVMFAGHLGDVELAGSTLGNSWGTVSGLALMTGLSGALETLCGQGYGAKLYRMLGLYLQSSIIISTFFSIFVSLLWYYSEPVLIWLHQEPEVSKMAALYLKYLIPGVFAFGSLQCMLRFLQTQTVVIPLVVCSVVPLFVHVGLTYATVHVFGLGFVGTSLSASISLWISFIMLAIYVSCSKKFRHTWEGFSAEAFHHIIPCMKLAIPSAVMVCLEYWAFEILVLLAGLLQNSELSTSLVAMCVNTEAIAFNVTYGFSAAVSTRVSNEIGARNVEKAKNAVSMTLKLAVFLEVTVVLLLAFGHDLWASFFSNSQEIIKAFAYMTPLLTVSILLDSAQGVLSGVSRGCGWQHLAALTNLVAFYVIGMPLALLFGYKLGFQAKGLWMGLICGLFSQTCALIVITVRTKWTRTELADEDGESEVLVYTG; translated from the exons ATGGCTTCAATGCTTCCCTTGCTGCGTGGCAAGGAGAAGGGACGGGCATGGTGGACGCGGCTCATCGACGTGTCTGAGGCCAGGGCTCAGCTCTTCTTCGCCTTCCCCATGATCCTCACCAACGTGTCCTACTACGCCATCACCCTCATCTCCGTCATGTTCGCCGGCCATCTCGGCGACGTCGAGCTCGCCGGCTCCACTCTCGGCAACTCCTGGGGTACTGTCTCTGGGTTAGCCCTCATG ACTGGCTTGAGTGGGGCTCTCGAGACGCTCTGCGGTCAAGGATACGGCGCAAAGCTGTACCGAATGCTCGGGCTATACTTGCAATCATCCATCATCATATCCACCTTCTTCTCCATCTTCGTCTCCCTGCTGTGGTACTACTCAGAACCCGTATTGATCTGGCTGCACCAAGAGCCCGAGGTGTCGAAAATGGCGGCTCTTTATCTCAAGTATCTCATTCCGGGCGTCTTTGCATTCGGCTCCCTGCAGTGCATGTTGAGGTTTCTGCAGACGCAGACGGTGGTGATCCCTCTGGTCGTGTGCTCAGTGGTTCCACTCTTCGTCCATGTCGGGTTGACATACGCTACAGTCCATGTCTTCGGCCTTGGGTTTGTGGGCACGTCGCTCTCTGCTTCCATATCACTGTGGATATCCTTTATAATGTTGGCAATCTACGTGAGCTGCTCCAAAAAGTTCAGACACACTTGGGAAGGGTTTTCTGCAGAAGCCTTTCACCATATAATTCCCTGCATGAAGTTGGCTATTCCCTCGGCTGTGATGGTGTG CCTCGAGTACTGGGCGTTCGAGATCTTGGTCTTGCTCGCAGGGCTCCTACAGAACTCGGAACTGAGTACCTCGCTGGTCGCGATGTG CGTGAACACAGAAGCAATTGCGTTCAATGTCACATATGGATTCAGTGCGGCTGTGAG CACACGCGTGTCGAATGAGATCGGTGCTCGAAACGTAGAGAAGGCCAAGAATGCGGTGTCAATGACACTGAAGCTGGCTGTGTTTCTCGAGGTGACGGTGGTTCTTCTGCTGGCTTTTGGCCATGATCTATGGGCAAGCTTTTTCAGCAACAGCCAGGAGATCATAAAGGCATTTGCCTACATGACTCCCCTGCTCACAGTATCCATTCTCCTGGACTCAGCTCAGGGAGTCCTATCAG GAGTCTCCAGAGGCTGCGGCTGGCAGCACCTGGCGGCACTGACTAATCTAGTGGCATTTTATGTGATCGGCATGCCATTGGCACTTCTTTTCGGCTACAAATTGGGTTTCCAAGCTAAG GGGCTATGGATGGGTCTGATTTGTGGCCTCTTCTCTCAGACCTGCGCCCTCATAGTTATCACTGTTCGCACAAAATGGACAAGAACAGAGCTCGCAGACGAGGATGGAGAAAGTGAGGTGCTTGTCTATACAGGATGA